From Chryseobacterium shandongense, the proteins below share one genomic window:
- a CDS encoding response regulator transcription factor translates to MINNNGDTLFFLLADDHTLIRQGMVFVLDEIEINYKAFHASNFRQIIDCITTHPIHIAIIDAHFPEGNSLQIISEIKEKKPDIKILIFSGIDENTHALKYLNAGADGFLSKLNEEEEIKQAILTMIKTGEYISPLTRTLLMHSLTNRNLVNPLLSLTDREMEIASMYAAGYGNLEIANMLDVKQNTISTIKKRMFKKLKIENIVELIELVKNHS, encoded by the coding sequence ATGATAAATAACAATGGCGACACCCTTTTTTTTCTGTTGGCAGATGATCACACCCTCATTCGTCAGGGAATGGTATTTGTACTGGATGAAATAGAAATTAATTATAAAGCCTTTCATGCATCAAATTTCAGGCAGATCATAGATTGCATCACTACTCACCCCATTCATATTGCGATCATAGACGCTCATTTCCCGGAGGGAAACAGTCTACAGATTATATCAGAAATCAAAGAGAAAAAACCGGATATTAAAATTCTTATTTTTTCCGGGATTGATGAGAATACACATGCTCTTAAATATCTAAATGCAGGAGCAGATGGATTTTTAAGCAAACTTAATGAAGAGGAAGAGATAAAACAAGCAATACTCACAATGATTAAAACAGGTGAGTATATTTCGCCTTTAACAAGAACATTATTAATGCATTCACTTACTAACCGGAATCTTGTTAATCCACTCTTATCCCTAACGGACCGAGAAATGGAAATTGCAAGCATGTATGCTGCAGGTTATGGAAATCTTGAAATTGCAAATATGTTGGATGTAAAGCAAAATACCATCAGTACCATTAAAAAAAGAATGTTTAAAAAACTGAAGATTGAAAATATCGTTGAATTGATTGAGTTGGTTAAGAATCATTCATAA
- a CDS encoding DUF3108 domain-containing protein produces MKKFLSVFMVFLFALSFSQITNIADGESISLRIHYGFLNAGTANLTARKTTYRGAPHLYVKGTGQTTGAVRAFFKVDDLYESYINMNTELPSFYVRNVKEGSYRQHLETTFNHDNHTLVLTDKKTPANGSKVLKSVKGVQDMLSCFYYLRSKSPSELKVGTVINMNVWIDDEMFPFQLKVTGTENLKTKFGTINCLKIIPSVKSGRVFKEKEGVTMWVSNDANHLPMLLKAELAVGSLKASIDGYNNVKYPLKFTK; encoded by the coding sequence ATGAAGAAATTTTTAAGTGTATTTATGGTATTTCTGTTTGCTTTAAGTTTCAGCCAGATTACCAATATTGCGGATGGTGAGTCTATAAGCCTACGAATTCATTATGGTTTTCTTAATGCGGGAACAGCCAATTTAACAGCCAGAAAAACAACATACAGAGGTGCTCCGCATTTATATGTAAAAGGAACAGGCCAGACTACAGGAGCTGTAAGAGCTTTTTTTAAGGTTGATGATCTTTACGAAAGTTATATTAATATGAATACTGAACTTCCGAGTTTTTATGTAAGAAATGTAAAAGAGGGAAGCTATAGGCAACATCTTGAAACAACATTTAACCACGATAACCATACATTGGTTCTCACCGATAAAAAGACGCCTGCAAATGGTTCCAAAGTTTTGAAATCCGTAAAAGGAGTGCAGGATATGCTTTCATGCTTTTATTATCTAAGAAGTAAAAGCCCTTCCGAGCTAAAAGTAGGAACGGTCATTAATATGAATGTTTGGATCGATGATGAGATGTTTCCCTTCCAACTTAAAGTAACCGGAACAGAAAATCTCAAAACTAAATTTGGTACCATTAATTGTCTTAAGATCATTCCCTCTGTAAAAAGCGGACGGGTTTTCAAAGAAAAAGAAGGGGTTACCATGTGGGTTTCCAATGATGCTAATCATCTTCCTATGCTTCTAAAAGCTGAACTTGCAGTAGGTTCCCTGAAGGCAAGCATTGACGGATACAATAATGTAAAATATCCTTTAAAGTTTACAAAATAA
- a CDS encoding NAD(P)/FAD-dependent oxidoreductase: MITTDILIIGAGPTGLFAVFEAGLLKMKCHIIDALPQPGGQLAELYPKKPIFDIPGYPSVNAGELIDNLMEQIKQFQPGFTLGETAVSYTKIDDEWFEVITNKGTVHRAKAIAIAGGLGTFEPRKPALENIADYEEKGLEYFVKEPEHFRNKKVVIAGGGDSALDWSIFLSNVASEVTLIHRRNEFRGALDSVEKVQDLKNQGKIKLITPAEVTAIKGDGKVEAITVAVDGQDPHDIETDYFIPLFGLTPKLGEIGNWGLNIEKNAIVVNNALDYQTNIDGIYAIGDINTYPGKLKLILCGFHEATLMCQSVYNRLNPGKKFVLKYTTVSGVDGFDGSRKEAEKAVVKKID, from the coding sequence ATGATAACGACCGATATATTGATCATAGGAGCCGGACCTACCGGGTTATTTGCTGTTTTTGAAGCAGGTTTACTAAAAATGAAGTGTCACATCATTGATGCGCTTCCACAACCGGGAGGACAGTTGGCCGAGCTTTACCCAAAGAAACCTATTTTCGATATTCCGGGTTATCCATCTGTAAATGCAGGGGAACTTATTGATAATCTTATGGAACAGATTAAACAGTTTCAACCTGGCTTTACCTTAGGGGAGACCGCGGTTTCCTACACAAAAATTGATGATGAATGGTTTGAAGTAATCACCAACAAAGGAACCGTGCACAGGGCTAAAGCTATTGCCATTGCCGGTGGTCTGGGAACTTTTGAACCAAGAAAACCTGCCCTCGAAAATATCGCAGATTATGAAGAAAAAGGACTTGAATACTTTGTAAAAGAGCCGGAACATTTCAGAAATAAAAAAGTAGTGATTGCCGGAGGTGGAGATTCTGCGCTTGACTGGAGTATTTTTCTTTCCAATGTGGCCAGCGAAGTAACTTTGATCCACAGAAGAAATGAATTCCGGGGTGCTTTGGATTCTGTAGAAAAAGTTCAGGATCTTAAAAATCAGGGTAAAATAAAATTAATTACGCCTGCCGAAGTGACTGCTATCAAAGGTGACGGAAAAGTGGAGGCGATTACGGTAGCTGTCGATGGGCAGGATCCTCATGATATCGAAACGGATTATTTTATTCCCTTATTCGGTTTGACGCCAAAATTGGGAGAAATCGGAAACTGGGGGCTAAACATTGAGAAAAACGCCATCGTTGTAAACAATGCTTTAGATTATCAGACCAATATCGACGGAATTTATGCTATCGGAGATATCAACACGTATCCTGGAAAACTTAAGCTGATTCTCTGTGGTTTCCACGAAGCTACTCTAATGTGTCAAAGTGTATATAACAGATTGAATCCTGGCAAAAAATTTGTTTTAAAGTACACGACAGTAAGTGGAGTAGACGGATTTGACGGAAGCCGAAAAGAAGCGGAGAAAGCGGTTGTGAAAAAAATTGACTAA
- a CDS encoding 2Fe-2S iron-sulfur cluster-binding family protein has protein sequence MSDVNIKITDREGVTHDVVAPTDMSMNLMEIIRSYELAEEGTIGVCGGMAMCASCQVYVISDPGLEEMGAEEDAMLGEAFHVQENSRLGCQLHIVPEMEGLEVEIAPYP, from the coding sequence ATGAGTGATGTAAATATAAAAATCACCGACCGTGAAGGCGTTACCCACGATGTTGTAGCTCCCACCGATATGTCGATGAATTTGATGGAGATTATCCGGTCGTATGAACTTGCAGAAGAAGGAACCATCGGAGTATGTGGAGGAATGGCAATGTGTGCTTCTTGCCAGGTCTATGTGATCAGCGATCCGGGACTGGAAGAAATGGGAGCAGAAGAGGATGCTATGTTAGGTGAAGCTTTTCATGTTCAGGAAAACAGCAGGTTAGGCTGCCAATTGCATATCGTTCCGGAAATGGAAGGACTGGAAGTGGAAATAGCTCCTTATCCTTAG
- a CDS encoding lipocalin-like domain-containing protein, whose protein sequence is MKNILSFIIIFLSSFLLSQQKDSENLIKGKWDFKVFDDTIAFPILPEINIKTSNKIFLNSIEFEDKTFSAKNKLDKFDGKWIVLGNHLILYFSNKVSLLYEIMRLNNDRLELKEEGMLVPNLGYQRRN, encoded by the coding sequence ATGAAAAATATATTGTCTTTCATTATTATCTTTCTGAGTAGCTTTCTATTGAGTCAACAAAAAGATAGTGAGAATTTAATAAAAGGAAAATGGGACTTTAAAGTCTTTGATGATACAATTGCATTTCCTATTCTTCCTGAAATAAATATCAAAACCAGCAATAAGATCTTTTTAAATTCTATTGAATTTGAAGACAAAACATTTTCTGCTAAAAATAAATTAGACAAATTTGATGGAAAATGGATTGTTCTTGGAAACCATCTGATTTTATATTTTTCAAATAAAGTTTCTCTTTTGTATGAAATAATGAGATTAAATAATGACCGATTAGAATTAAAAGAAGAAGGGATGCTAGTGCCTAATTTAGGATATCAAAGAAGGAATTAG
- a CDS encoding LOG family protein: protein MKSITVFCGSSFGSEDIYKEQAALLGKTLAKNNIPLVYGGANVGLMGAVADGALDEGGRVVGVLPYFLQSKEIAHKQLTELILVETMHERKTKMNELCDGVIVLPGGYGTLEEFFEMITWAQLGLHQKPIGILNIDGFYNDLINLVQNMVDKGFLKQINRDMLLISDTIDELLEIMINYKAPIVGKWISKDEV from the coding sequence ATGAAAAGTATCACTGTATTCTGCGGATCAAGTTTCGGTTCGGAAGATATTTATAAGGAGCAGGCAGCATTGCTCGGAAAAACACTGGCGAAAAACAATATACCGCTGGTTTACGGCGGCGCAAATGTAGGCCTTATGGGAGCCGTTGCCGATGGCGCATTAGACGAGGGAGGAAGAGTTGTGGGTGTTTTACCCTATTTTCTACAATCCAAAGAAATTGCGCATAAACAACTCACCGAATTAATTTTGGTGGAAACCATGCATGAAAGAAAGACCAAAATGAATGAATTGTGTGATGGCGTCATTGTTCTTCCCGGAGGTTACGGCACACTGGAAGAATTTTTCGAAATGATTACCTGGGCACAGCTCGGACTTCATCAAAAACCGATTGGCATTCTGAATATTGACGGATTTTATAATGATTTAATAAACCTTGTTCAAAATATGGTAGATAAAGGATTTTTAAAACAAATTAATCGGGATATGCTGCTGATCAGCGATACCATTGATGAGTTGCTTGAAATAATGATAAATTATAAGGCTCCTATAGTGGGAAAGTGGATTTCTAAGGATGAAGTTTAA
- a CDS encoding tetratricopeptide repeat protein, which produces MLVTKENHFLKFYQDLKNKSEKDLYNIISEGSKYYNKNNFDKAIEEFSKLDALQIKDNRFKMRFQDGYLKRGISYLAVGKNDQACASFRKAGGLTDFEVRNYLINFCK; this is translated from the coding sequence TTGCTGGTAACAAAAGAAAATCACTTTCTTAAATTTTATCAAGATTTAAAAAATAAATCTGAAAAGGATTTGTATAATATTATAAGCGAAGGTTCAAAGTATTACAATAAAAATAATTTTGACAAAGCCATTGAAGAATTCTCAAAGCTTGATGCTTTACAAATTAAAGACAATCGGTTTAAAATGAGATTTCAAGATGGTTATTTAAAACGTGGAATATCATATCTTGCTGTCGGCAAAAATGATCAGGCATGTGCCAGCTTTAGAAAAGCCGGAGGATTAACCGATTTTGAAGTTAGGAATTATTTAATCAATTTCTGTAAGTAA
- a CDS encoding aminoacyl-histidine dipeptidase, whose translation MELSNIEPQIIWKNFSKLNAVPRPSKKEEKVIAFIREFGESLGLETTVDEVGNVIIKKPATPGMENRKSVVLQSHLDMVCQKNNDVNFDFETEGIKMEVDGDWVKAKGTTLGADNGLGVATIMSILESSDIPHPDLEALFTIDEETGMTGALGLKPGQLSGQILLNLDTEEDDEIDIGCAGGIDVTISQDYNTEVAKGQIIRIEIKGLQGGHSGMDIHKGFGNANVILGRILYQGLKKENIQLISIDGGGLRNAIPREAGAIVSVRNAQEFIEEVTNGLKKEILEEFATVEPNLHINIENSTTSEKALSEEDSKKIILTLKSLHNGVYRMSPDVKDLVESSNNVARVELKEGALKILNLSRSSVESSKNSVAEQLKSVAELAGMKTVFSGSYPVWKPKPGSEIVKLMENLYTEKFGDKPHVVACHAGLECGIIGANYPEMEMVSFGPTIRGAHSPDEKANIPSTQKFWSFTKDILANIPTK comes from the coding sequence ATGGAGCTATCTAACATAGAACCGCAGATTATCTGGAAGAATTTTTCCAAATTAAATGCTGTTCCGAGACCATCAAAAAAAGAAGAAAAAGTCATCGCTTTCATTAGAGAATTCGGTGAAAGTTTAGGACTTGAAACCACGGTTGATGAAGTAGGCAATGTGATCATCAAAAAACCGGCAACACCGGGAATGGAAAACCGCAAATCGGTAGTTCTTCAGTCACATTTGGACATGGTATGCCAGAAAAACAACGACGTAAATTTTGATTTTGAAACAGAAGGTATCAAAATGGAAGTAGACGGCGACTGGGTAAAGGCTAAAGGGACAACTTTGGGAGCAGACAATGGTTTAGGAGTCGCTACGATTATGTCCATTTTAGAAAGCTCTGATATTCCGCATCCTGATCTTGAAGCACTTTTCACTATCGATGAAGAAACCGGAATGACGGGAGCTTTAGGTTTAAAACCAGGACAGCTTTCAGGTCAAATTCTCCTCAACCTTGATACTGAAGAAGATGATGAAATTGATATCGGCTGTGCTGGAGGAATTGACGTTACCATTTCACAGGATTATAATACGGAAGTTGCAAAAGGACAAATCATCCGAATTGAAATTAAAGGTTTACAGGGCGGTCACTCTGGGATGGATATTCACAAAGGTTTTGGAAATGCGAATGTAATTTTGGGAAGAATTCTTTATCAGGGGCTGAAAAAGGAAAATATCCAGCTAATTTCTATAGACGGTGGCGGACTGAGAAACGCTATTCCAAGAGAAGCAGGTGCTATTGTTTCCGTAAGAAATGCACAGGAGTTTATTGAAGAGGTAACCAATGGACTTAAAAAAGAAATTCTTGAAGAATTTGCAACGGTAGAGCCTAATCTTCATATCAACATCGAAAATTCAACTACGTCTGAAAAAGCACTTTCCGAGGAAGACTCAAAAAAAATTATTTTAACACTGAAGTCACTTCATAACGGGGTTTACAGAATGAGCCCGGATGTAAAAGATCTTGTGGAATCTTCCAACAACGTAGCAAGAGTAGAATTGAAGGAAGGCGCATTAAAAATTCTAAATCTTTCAAGATCTTCCGTAGAATCATCAAAAAATTCTGTGGCGGAGCAGCTAAAATCCGTTGCAGAACTTGCAGGGATGAAAACAGTCTTCAGCGGATCTTATCCGGTATGGAAACCGAAACCGGGTTCGGAAATTGTAAAGCTGATGGAAAATCTTTATACGGAAAAATTTGGTGATAAGCCTCATGTTGTAGCGTGCCATGCAGGTCTGGAATGCGGAATTATCGGAGCAAACTATCCGGAAATGGAAATGGTAAGCTTCGGGCCGACAATCCGTGGTGCCCACTCTCCGGATGAAAAGGCCAATATTCCTTCTACGCAAAAGTTCTGGAGTTTTACGAAAGATATTTTAGCGAATATTCCTACAAAATAG
- a CDS encoding LURP-one-related/scramblase family protein, protein MVLNNLNYPLDFKFKITTLASDFNITDRNGNYVAYVRQKMFKLKEDVIVFNDESKSKELFRIKANQWIDFNASYSLTEIATGRNFGRMARKGMRSLWKASYDVLDANDQPKFKIQEDSAWVRFFDGLVGEIPLIGAFTGYFLNPSYTVTGLDGKAYFKLKKMPSFFGRRFQLDRLIDIDDEEESLVILSLLMMTLLERARG, encoded by the coding sequence ATGGTTCTTAACAATTTAAATTATCCACTGGATTTTAAATTTAAAATTACAACATTAGCAAGTGACTTTAACATCACGGACAGAAACGGAAATTATGTAGCATATGTCCGTCAGAAAATGTTCAAGCTGAAGGAAGATGTTATTGTTTTTAACGACGAAAGCAAATCCAAAGAGCTTTTCAGAATTAAAGCCAACCAATGGATTGATTTTAATGCTTCATATTCTTTAACCGAAATTGCTACAGGCAGAAACTTCGGTAGGATGGCAAGAAAAGGAATGCGGTCTCTCTGGAAAGCAAGTTATGACGTTTTGGACGCCAATGATCAGCCGAAATTTAAAATCCAGGAAGACAGTGCCTGGGTACGTTTCTTTGACGGATTGGTGGGTGAAATTCCTCTTATCGGGGCATTTACAGGATATTTTCTTAATCCTTCCTACACCGTTACAGGCCTGGACGGAAAGGCTTATTTTAAACTTAAAAAAATGCCGTCATTCTTTGGAAGAAGATTTCAACTTGACCGTCTGATTGATATTGATGATGAAGAGGAAAGCCTTGTCATTCTTTCATTACTCATGATGACACTTCTTGAGAGAGCAAGAGGATAA
- the recR gene encoding recombination mediator RecR → MDYPSKVLAKAVDEISGLPGIGRKTALRLALHLLKQPASRSVSLGNSLISLVNDIKYCKECHNFSDFEVCEICSNPKRHDELICIVEDVRDVIAIENTGKYTGKYLILGGKISPMEGIGPSQLNIPSIEKKLNEGTVKEFIFALSATMEGDTTAYYIYKKFKNFDINFSSIARGISVGDELEYADEISLGRSIINRLPYNEEKS, encoded by the coding sequence ATGGATTATCCAAGTAAAGTTTTGGCAAAAGCGGTAGATGAAATTTCCGGATTGCCGGGAATAGGAAGAAAAACGGCATTGCGTCTAGCATTACATTTATTAAAGCAGCCGGCATCCCGATCGGTAAGTCTGGGAAATTCTCTTATCAGCCTGGTTAATGATATTAAATATTGTAAAGAATGTCATAATTTTTCAGATTTTGAAGTGTGTGAGATCTGCAGTAATCCAAAAAGGCATGATGAGCTGATCTGTATCGTAGAAGATGTGCGCGATGTGATTGCGATTGAAAATACCGGGAAATATACCGGAAAGTACCTTATTTTAGGTGGTAAAATTTCTCCTATGGAAGGCATAGGACCCAGTCAGCTGAATATTCCGAGTATTGAAAAAAAACTGAATGAAGGAACGGTGAAAGAATTTATTTTTGCGCTTAGCGCAACTATGGAAGGTGATACCACTGCGTACTATATTTACAAGAAATTTAAAAATTTCGATATTAATTTTTCCAGTATTGCAAGAGGTATTTCTGTGGGGGATGAACTGGAATATGCCGATGAAATATCGCTGGGAAGATCCATTATCAACAGGCTTCCATATAATGAAGAAAAATCATAA
- a CDS encoding glycosyltransferase family 2 protein has translation MISVIIPMFNAEKTIIKALDSVRNQDYDLNEFEVIIINDGSTDSSKMLAENYRNKNAELNIKIITQDNGGVSIARNAGLKAATGNYIAFLDSDDEWLPAKTKTQMKFLEDENLNVDFITSLRNGEKIWFPYKKNTFNLAQITLRKLLLRVDGQTSTALFKRKVLENTGFFDENQRYSEDANYWMKISENNSMYILGEELVFTGGGKRSFGASGLSANLQEMEKGIQKNLREMYHSGRIHYFEYILFFIFSKLKYIVRIFKTSI, from the coding sequence ATGATTTCTGTAATAATTCCCATGTTTAATGCTGAGAAAACGATAATCAAAGCCCTGGATTCTGTAAGAAATCAGGATTATGATCTCAATGAGTTTGAAGTGATTATTATTAATGACGGATCTACTGACAGTAGTAAAATGCTTGCGGAAAATTACAGAAATAAAAATGCCGAATTGAATATTAAAATTATCACTCAGGATAACGGCGGCGTTTCCATAGCCAGGAATGCAGGATTGAAAGCGGCAACAGGCAACTATATTGCCTTTTTGGATTCGGATGATGAATGGCTTCCTGCAAAAACCAAAACGCAGATGAAATTCCTTGAGGATGAAAATCTGAATGTAGATTTCATTACCAGCCTTAGAAACGGTGAAAAAATATGGTTTCCTTATAAAAAAAATACATTCAATCTCGCACAAATCACGCTTAGAAAATTATTGTTAAGAGTCGACGGCCAGACTTCAACGGCTTTATTTAAAAGAAAAGTACTGGAAAATACCGGTTTTTTTGATGAAAATCAGCGCTATTCCGAAGATGCCAATTATTGGATGAAAATTTCCGAAAACAATTCCATGTATATTCTCGGAGAAGAACTGGTATTTACAGGAGGAGGGAAAAGATCTTTTGGAGCATCGGGACTTTCTGCAAATTTGCAGGAAATGGAAAAAGGCATACAAAAAAACCTTCGCGAAATGTATCATTCAGGCAGAATTCATTATTTTGAATATATTTTATTTTTTATATTCTCAAAATTGAAATATATTGTACGGATTTTTAAAACCAGCATATGA
- a CDS encoding acyltransferase, whose protein sequence is MIYKIFWALRAVIYAPFFGKFGFPSYLGKPLFLMGTRKVFIGKKVRIFPHLRLEVHRNGNIHIGDDVVISQNVHITSAGNLTIGKSSLILANVFITNIDHDYQELNTHVVKQEYLVNETVIGENCYIGMGAAIMAGTRLGKQCIVGANSVVKGEFPDYCVIVGAPAKMIKKYNFETQKWEKLK, encoded by the coding sequence ATGATCTATAAAATCTTCTGGGCATTAAGGGCTGTTATCTATGCTCCTTTTTTCGGAAAGTTCGGTTTCCCTTCGTACTTGGGAAAGCCGTTATTTCTGATGGGTACCCGAAAAGTTTTTATAGGTAAAAAAGTGCGTATCTTTCCGCATCTCAGATTGGAAGTACATCGTAACGGAAATATCCATATAGGGGATGATGTTGTGATTTCACAGAATGTGCATATTACCTCTGCCGGAAATCTCACCATCGGAAAAAGCTCTCTGATACTGGCCAATGTTTTTATAACCAATATTGACCATGATTATCAGGAACTGAATACGCATGTAGTGAAGCAGGAATATCTCGTTAATGAAACCGTAATCGGAGAAAATTGCTATATCGGAATGGGTGCAGCCATCATGGCAGGAACCAGATTGGGAAAGCAGTGTATTGTGGGTGCAAATTCTGTGGTAAAGGGAGAGTTTCCGGATTATTGTGTCATCGTGGGAGCTCCGGCTAAAATGATAAAAAAATATAATTTTGAAACGCAAAAATGGGAAAAATTAAAATAA
- a CDS encoding NAD-dependent epimerase/dehydratase family protein: MEKILITGGAGFIGSKLSLELKRKGYNVTVLDNLSSQIHGQNPEEDSPLYRSISGKVDFIKGDVVNPEDWEKAIDGQDVIVHLAAETGTGQSMYQIEKYTEVNVSGTAIMLDLLVNKPHRVKKVVIASSRAVYGEGKYLHPELGLIYPKPRNIEEMRNGIFEIIYPDGQMLRALPTDEESKIHPTSIYGITKYAQEQMVMTACSSMGVAPVAVRFQNVYGEGQSLLNPYTGILSIFSSQILNGNDINVFEDGNESRDFIHVNDAVKATIKCIENDAANGEIFNVGTGVSTSVTTVAENLRKFYNIDFHINVSGQFRLGDIRHNFADISKIKSKLNFKPEISFEEGMSKFTNWVLQQNIQDVKFKESLDEMKVKGLLK, translated from the coding sequence ATGGAGAAGATTCTGATCACCGGAGGAGCCGGATTTATTGGAAGCAAGCTGTCGCTGGAACTTAAGAGAAAAGGATATAATGTTACGGTTCTGGATAATCTTTCTTCTCAAATTCACGGACAAAATCCGGAAGAAGATTCTCCGCTATACAGGAGCATTTCGGGTAAGGTAGATTTTATCAAAGGTGATGTGGTAAATCCTGAAGACTGGGAAAAAGCAATTGATGGGCAGGATGTCATCGTTCATCTTGCTGCAGAAACGGGAACAGGACAATCAATGTACCAGATCGAAAAATATACTGAAGTCAACGTTTCGGGAACGGCAATAATGCTGGATCTTCTTGTAAACAAACCTCATCGCGTAAAAAAAGTGGTGATTGCTTCTTCAAGAGCCGTGTATGGCGAAGGGAAATATCTTCATCCGGAATTGGGTTTAATTTATCCTAAACCAAGAAATATAGAAGAAATGCGGAATGGTATTTTTGAAATCATTTATCCTGACGGACAGATGCTTCGTGCTTTGCCTACCGATGAAGAATCGAAAATACATCCTACTTCCATTTACGGAATCACAAAATATGCTCAGGAACAAATGGTCATGACAGCCTGCTCATCAATGGGGGTGGCACCGGTAGCCGTAAGATTCCAGAATGTATATGGTGAAGGACAGTCTTTACTGAATCCGTACACCGGTATTTTATCGATATTTTCATCTCAGATCCTTAATGGGAACGATATCAATGTATTCGAAGACGGAAACGAGTCAAGGGATTTCATTCATGTGAATGATGCCGTAAAGGCTACTATAAAATGTATTGAAAATGATGCAGCCAACGGAGAGATCTTCAATGTTGGGACGGGCGTTTCAACTTCAGTGACTACGGTAGCGGAAAATCTCAGGAAGTTTTACAATATCGATTTCCATATCAATGTATCGGGACAGTTTCGCTTAGGAGATATCAGACATAACTTTGCAGATATCAGCAAAATAAAATCCAAGCTGAATTTTAAGCCGGAAATCTCTTTTGAAGAGGGAATGTCGAAATTCACGAACTGGGTATTGCAACAAAATATTCAGGATGTAAAATTCAAAGAATCTTTAGATGAAATGAAGGTAAAAGGACTTTTAAAATGA
- a CDS encoding CgeB family protein, whose amino-acid sequence MIDLHGKKILFLSVSFFNYEKAITKRLSELGADVDFYDERPSNSNFSKGIIRFNKRFYHLKIKEYYNRILDEIRGKKYDFFLLIKGEATPAFFLDKIKVSNPKMEMIYYNFDPLKEYPELISHLTYFDKKFTFEYNDSVKYNLNFRPLFYLDEYENPDNQIQPSQYDLVFIGSAHTDRYVVGEKVRTVADGLNLRSYFYYYAMGRIAFRLKKMIDKNLKQFDISKVSFNKLNHQQIIDFYKKTKAVLDINKPFQNGLTIRTFEVLASGRKLITTNSDIRNYPFYNSDNILVIDRENIRLDMEFFETDFKEIDADILYKMSLDSFIECLFGNAQDDYWNTFRNTE is encoded by the coding sequence ATGATAGATTTACATGGCAAAAAAATACTCTTTTTATCAGTTAGTTTTTTTAATTACGAAAAAGCCATAACAAAAAGGCTTTCTGAATTGGGAGCTGATGTGGATTTCTATGACGAACGACCCTCCAACTCAAACTTCTCGAAGGGTATTATTCGCTTTAATAAAAGATTCTATCATTTAAAAATAAAAGAATATTATAACCGCATTTTAGATGAAATTAGGGGGAAGAAATATGATTTTTTCCTTTTAATAAAAGGAGAGGCTACCCCTGCTTTTTTTCTTGATAAAATAAAGGTAAGTAACCCCAAAATGGAAATGATCTATTATAATTTTGATCCATTGAAGGAATACCCCGAACTTATTTCTCATCTTACTTATTTTGATAAAAAATTTACTTTTGAATACAATGATTCTGTAAAGTATAATCTGAATTTCAGGCCGTTGTTTTATTTAGATGAATATGAAAATCCAGATAATCAAATTCAGCCTTCACAATATGATCTTGTTTTTATCGGAAGCGCCCATACAGATCGTTATGTGGTGGGAGAAAAGGTAAGAACTGTTGCAGACGGTCTTAATTTAAGATCTTATTTTTATTATTATGCAATGGGAAGAATTGCTTTTCGCCTGAAAAAAATGATTGATAAAAATCTAAAACAGTTTGATATTTCCAAAGTAAGTTTTAATAAGCTAAACCATCAGCAAATTATTGATTTTTATAAGAAAACAAAAGCTGTTCTCGACATCAATAAGCCTTTTCAGAATGGTTTGACGATCAGGACCTTTGAAGTTCTCGCATCGGGAAGGAAATTGATTACAACCAATTCTGATATCAGGAATTACCCTTTTTATAATTCGGATAATATTTTGGTCATCGATAGAGAGAACATTCGGTTAGATATGGAATTTTTCGAAACTGATTTTAAAGAAATAGATGCAGATATTCTTTATAAAATGTCCCTTGATTCCTTCATTGAGTGTCTTTTCGGCAATGCTCAGGATGACTATTGGAATACTTTTAGGAATACGGAATAA